The Glycine soja cultivar W05 chromosome 8, ASM419377v2, whole genome shotgun sequence genome has a window encoding:
- the LOC114421793 gene encoding probable receptor-like protein kinase At1g11050 has product MPQNVGLIKNKVSNFTKLINIMESIFVILLIFMVASNPCSAAPSPSPSASPTISTTNSSTCPVSMNYVQTVPWNSSSCQNFQPLASQYQTKTSPCCQTLLSLFGIALSQNLKKSSLFQLPNLPTSSSCLQHFQSNLTSLSLPNNLVSSCFDPSQFVISPNICAGIQNIEDWHTRLGPTPELNTACGPDLTDPNQCRTCVAEGDKVQQRLLSIDGNDSHSLDCFYFATLYLAGVVNELGPESKGVMSCILILLLNSQVDSRDGHYALVLGLILASLAFLVIILGLGFYCWYTKKRKVENLLAYADLQEQSFSLRLRPNAVLTWFEFEDLMRATDNFSPQNFIGRGGFGLVYKGILPDGSMVAVKRLEESDSQGDALFCSEVEIVSNLKHRNLVPLKGCCVVDEGNENHNFEYRRRYLVHEYMPNGSLEDHLFPTKLDNQNTKKSLTWSQRKSIILDVANALVYLHFGVQPAVFHRDIKATNILLDADMRARVGDFGLARQSSESRSQLNTRVAGTRGYVAPEYALYGQLTEKSDVYSFGVVILEIMCGRKALELSPSGTPIFLITDCVWSLMKSGNIGEALDASMLGDENCARNIMERFLLVGILCSHVTVASRPTILNALKMLEGDIEVPPIPDRPLSHGNYVLYSGDCSGMSSGCGFVSS; this is encoded by the coding sequence ATGCCACAAAATGTTGgtttaataaaaaacaaagtttCCAACTTTACcaaactaataaatattatgGAGTCCATTTTTGTGATTCTTCTGATCTTTATGGTGGCATCAAATCCATGCTCTGCGGCgccttctccttctccctctGCCTCTCCCACCATTTCCACTACCAACAGTTCCACATGCCCAGTGTCCATGAATTATGTGCAAACAGTCCCTTGGAACAGCTCTTCCTGCCAAAACTTCCAACCCTTGGCATCACAATACCAAACAAAAACAAGTCCTTGTTGCCAAACTCTGCTATCCCTCTTTGGAATAGCACTTTCACAAAACCTCAAAAAAAGCTCTCTTTTCCAACTCCCTAACCTCCCTACCTCCAGCTCTTGTCTTCAACACTTCCAATCCAACCTCACATCTCTCTCACTTCCCAACAACCTTGTCTCCTCCTGCTTTGATCCATCTCAATTTGTCATCTCTCCAAACATCTGTGCTGGTATTCAAAATATTGAAGATTGGCACACTAGGCTTGGTCCTACACCAGAGCTCAACACTGCCTGTGGACCAGACCTCACTGACCCTAACCAATGCAGAACGTGTGTGGCTGAGGGGGACAAGGTTCAGCAGAGGCTTCTTTCTATTGATGGTAATGATTCACATTCCCTAGATTGCTTTTACTTCGCAACACTTTACCTGGCTGGAGTTGTCAATGAGCTTGGCCCTGAAAGCAAAGGtgttatgtcttgcattttgaTTCTGTTGCTTAATTCACAAGTTGATTCAAGGGATGGCCATTATGCTCTTGTGTTGGGGTTAATTTTAGCTTCACTTGCATTCCTGGTAATCATATTAGGATTAGGATTTTATTGTTGGtacacaaagaaaagaaaagtggaaAATTTGCTAGCCTATGCTGATCTACAGGAACAAAGCTTCAGCCTAAGGCTGAGGCCAAATGCAGTGTTAACTTGGTTTGAATTTGAGGACCTTATGAGGGCCACCGACAATTTTTCACCTCAGAACTTCATTGGAAGAGGTGGGTTTGGGTTGGTTTACAAGGGCATTCTACCTGATGGCTCAATGGTTGCTGTGAAAAGGCTTGAAGAATCAGATTCTCAAGGTGATGCTTTGTTCTGCAGTGAGGTGGAGATTGTTAGCAACTTGAAGCACCGAAATCTGGTACCGCTAAAAGGGTGTTGTGTGGTTGATGAGGGGAATGAGAATCACAATTTTGAGTACAGAAGAAGGTATCTAGTTCATGAATATATGCCAAATGGTAGCCTTGAAGACCATCTCTTTCCAACCAAACTAGACaatcaaaatacaaaaaagtcccttACTTGGTCTCAAAGGAAAAGCATAATCTTGGATGTGGCAAATGCTTTGGTTTATTTGCACTTTGGAGTTCAACCTGCAGTTTTTCACAGAGATATCAAAGCCACCAATATACTACTTGATGCAGATATGAGAGCAAGGGTTGGAGATTTTGGGCTAGCCAGACAGAGCAGTGAAAGTAGGTCACAGCTAAATACTAGAGTAGCAGGAACTCGCGGATACGTGGCACCTGAATATGCACTTTATGGTCAGCTAACTGAGAAGAGTGATGTCTATAGCTTTGGTGTGGTTATTCTTGAGATAATGTGTGGAAGAAAAGCCCTTGAATTGTCTCCATCAGGAACACCAATTTTCTTGATCACAGATTGTGTTTGGTCATTGATGAAATCTGGAAACATAGGAGAGGCTTTGGATGCTTCTATGTTAGGAGATGAAAATTGTGCTAGAAACATAATGGAGAGGTTTTTGCTGGTTGGAATTCTTTGTTCTCATGTAACGGTTGCTTCAAGGCCAACAATTTTGAATGCTTTGAAGATGTTAGAAGGGGATATTGAGGTCCCACCAATTCCAGATAGGCCACTGAGTCATGGGAACTATGTGTTGTACAGTGGTGATTGCTCTGGGATGAGCTCAGGATGTGGATTTGTGAGCTCATGA